A region of Chiloscyllium plagiosum isolate BGI_BamShark_2017 chromosome 37, ASM401019v2, whole genome shotgun sequence DNA encodes the following proteins:
- the LOC122541461 gene encoding histone H3-like centromeric protein A has translation MTGRPHGAARRRGQMPRRRSPLREPPARSPARASPVRSPRGRRTLMSPRRRSPIIPGRRPRDQPPVTRRRFRPGTRALMEIRKYQKSTDLLIRKLPFSKLVREVACRFARGIEFRWQANALLALQEAAEAFLVLLLEDAYLCTLHAKRVTLFPKDLQLARRIRGIQEGLG, from the exons ATGACCGGGAGGCCGCATGGAGCTGCCAGACGGAGGGGACAAATGCCAAGGAGGAGATCACCATTGAGAGAGCCCCCTGCACGGTCACCTGCGAGAGCATCTCCTGTACGATCGCCACGTGGGAGGAGGACACTAATGAGTCCCCGAAGGAGATCCCCGATTATCCCGGGACGTAGACCGA GAGATCAGCCGCCTGTCACTCGGAGGAGGTTCCGCCCAGGCACCAGGGCCTTGATGGAGATCCGCAAATATCAGAAATCCACTGACTTGCTTATCCGCAAGCTACCGTTTAGCAAACTG GTTCGTGAAGTGGCTTGTCGTTTTGCCAGGGGCATTGAGTTCAGATGGCAAGCCAATGCTTTGCTGGCATTGCAGGAG gcagctgaggccTTCCTGGTGCTGCTTCTGGAAGATGCCTACCTCTGTACCCTGCATGCCAAGAGAGTCACTCTGTTCCCAAAGGACCTTCAGCTCGCCCGCAGGATACGGGGCATCCAGGAAGGTCTGGGCTAA